One window of the Tachypleus tridentatus isolate NWPU-2018 chromosome 10, ASM421037v1, whole genome shotgun sequence genome contains the following:
- the Hmbs gene encoding porphobilinogen deaminase-like protein l(3)02640, translating into MNVGCDTGKNSEMIRIGSRNSQLALIQTNVVVNQLKALYPARTITVTPMSTTGDKILEKALSKIGEKSLFTKELEVALADNVVDLVVHSLKDLPTTLPPQMVIGAVCKREDPSDAVVLHPNNQNKTLATLHPESVIGTSSLRRIAQLRRRYPHLLFQNIRGNLNTRLKKLDENNTYSAIILASAGLQRMGWRDRISATLPPEDCMHAVGQGALAVEVRANDRDILDIVAPLTDRDTVLQCIAERSFLKKLEGGCSVPVGVYSCLKKERYKNSVPIKCNIILFTYGYSFSCELKLFKLEQKKEMQLNLKTLHIYTYNIFFYYFQLSLQGGVFSLDGSKAVMHCLETDVSIQEKDNEPSDGQEKELKEFCGIVVPHLNQKLAGKAFELGLDLANYLLEKGAKEILDEARKANEASDTL; encoded by the exons atgAATGTTGGTTGTGATACTGGCAAAAATTCTGAAATGATAAGAATCGGCTCAAGGAATAGTCAG CTGGCTCTCATTCAAACAAATGTTGTTGTAAACCAATTGAAAGCTCTCTATCCAGCAAGAACCATTACAGTTACACCAATGTCTACAACAGGGGACAAAATTCTGGAAAAAGCTCTTTCTAAG ATTGGAGAGAAAAGCCTGTTTACTAAGGAGCTTGAAGTGGCTTTAGCAGACAATGTTGTTGACCTGGTGGTTCATTCTTTGAAAGATTTACCTACAACTCTTCCTCCACAAATGGTTATAGGAGCTGTTTGCAA ACGAGAAGATCCTAGTGATGCTGTAGTTCTACATCCCAATAACCAGAATAAAACACTTGCAACATTGCATCCAGAAAG TGTAATTGGGACAAGCTCTCTCCGAAGGATTGCCCAATTGCGACGTCGTTACCCTCATCTTCTATTCCAGAATATT AGAGGAAACCTAAATACAAGACTAAAAAAATTAGATGAAAACAATACCTACAGTGCTATAATTCTTGCTAGTGCAGGTTTACAGAGAATGGGATGGAGAGATCGAATATCTGCT ACTCTTCCTCCTGAGGATTGTATGCATGCAGTGGGTCAGGGAGCTTTGGCTGTTGAAGTTCGTGCCAATGATAGAGATATTTTGGATATTGTGGCACCGTTAACAGACAGAGACACAGTCCTACAGTGTATAGCAGAAAGATCCTTTCTCAAGAAGTTAGAAGGTGGATGTAGTGTGCCAGTTGGTGTTTATTCTTGTCTTAAAAAGGAAAGGTATAAAAATTCTGTTCCTATTAAGtgcaacataattttatttacatat GGCTACAGTTTTAGTTGTGAACTTAAACTTTTTAAACTTGagcaaaaaaaagaaatgcaactgaacttaaaaacattacatatatatacatataacatttttttctactaTTTTCAGCTCTCTTTACAAGGTGGTGTCTTTAGTTTAGATGGTTCTAAAGCAGTTATGCATTGCCTTGAGACTGATGTTTCTATCCAAGAAAAAGACAATGAACCAAGTGATGGTCAGGag AAAGAACTCAAAGAATTTTGTGGAATAGTTGTACCACACCTTAACCAAAAACTGGCAGGCAAAGCATTCGAACTTGGACTTGATCTTGCTAATTATCTGCTCGAAAAAGGTGCCAAAGAAATATTAGATGAAGCTCGAAAAGCAAATGAAGCATCAGACACCTTATAA